A DNA window from Hordeum vulgare subsp. vulgare chromosome 1H, MorexV3_pseudomolecules_assembly, whole genome shotgun sequence contains the following coding sequences:
- the LOC123396330 gene encoding uncharacterized protein LOC123396330: MAKLAQSSFALDLLRRLLCAHTAGNAGSTVHAPRRGDGAAGPEEEEGAAARSPCIVARLMGLDAMPTPARDQQATLRRSRSASSAEGWSSPTPCCFGDAPRRRVARTTSASFRDRPTYLRRENDEFLLLSFTPDDDGGDDFEAAGLSISDDDDDAEKAGSRRGKRTMHGYGAKKERRGRRRLPRRRRGDEEAEPEHARSRRPAASAEECGLENSSPVSVLEARDGQEESSTTTTASSSSVEEVEPCSPSSDGGETLPAAPRQQQQGSRRKPLQADSDNLGGDPRHAAASSSSCVSKCSDRDRRDRRVVKNKAEAITPDATGIWRIICRMVEQDICVINWQARGGGDIAAEMGSEILDQLIWEHTAELMQPVVV, from the exons ATGGCGAAGCTCGCGCAGTCCTCCTTCGCGCTCGACCTCCTGCGCCGCCTCCTCTGCGCGCACACCGCCGGCAATGCGGGCAGCACCGTCCACGCCCCACGGCGAGGCGACGGCGCCGcggggccggaggaggaggagggggcggcggcgaggagccCCTGCATTGTGGCCAGGCTGATGGGCCTGGACGCGATGCCGACGCCGGCGCGCGACCAGCAGGCGACGCTGCGGCGGAGCCGCTCGGCCAGCTCCGCGGAGGGCTGGTCCTCGCCCACGCCGTGCTGCTTCGGGGACGCGCCGCGGCGCAGGGTGGCCCGGACCACGTCCGCCTCGTTCCGGGACCGGCCCACGTACCTCAGGCGGGAGAACGACGAGTTCCTGCTCCTCAGCTTCACCccggacgacgacggcggcgacgacttcGAGGCCGCCGGGTTGTCGAtcagcgacgacgatgacgacgcggAGAAGGCCGGGAGCAGGCGCGGCAAGAGGACGATGCACGGCTACGGAGCCAAGAAAGAGAGACGGGGGCGAAGGAGGCTcccgcggcggcggcgaggcgacgaggaggccgagcCAGAGCATGCCCGGAGCAGGAGGCCGGCAGCGTCGGCGGAGGAATGCGGCCTGGAGAACTCGAGCCCGGTGTCGGTGCTGGAGGCGCGAGACGGGCAGGAGGAGTCGTCGACGACCACCACCGCTTCGTCATCTTCAGTGGAAGAAGTGGAGCCATGCTCGCCTAGCTCAG ATGGAGGCGAAACCCTGCCGGCGGCGCcgaggcagcagcagcagggatcaaggaggAAGCCACTGCAAGCCGACTCCGACAATCTCGGTGGCGACCCGCGTCATGCAGCAGCGAGCTCCTCCTCCTGTGTATCAAAATGTTCAGACAGGGATAGGAGGGACAGGAGAGTGGTGAAGAACAAGGCCGAGGCGATCACCCCGGATGCGACCGGCATTTGGCGAATCATCTGCAGGATGGTTGAGCAAGATATATGCGTCATCAACTGGCAAGCTAGGGGTGGTGGCGACATTGCAGCGGAGATGGGGTCAGAGATCCTTGATCAGCTCATATGGGAGCACACAGCTGAGCTTATGCAGCCGGTTGTGGTCTGA